From Myxococcales bacterium, the proteins below share one genomic window:
- the amrA gene encoding AmmeMemoRadiSam system protein A, giving the protein MMHGRELAKFAREKVREALGAGLVRPPEGAGFDAPGATFVTVKWPDGRLQGCIGSLEPRRAIVRDVAHNALAATFDDPRASPIALDDVDDLDFELSILSPLERVPWDTEADVARGIQVGKHGVLLVWKSHRATYLPAMWEHFRDVPELLASLKEKAGLAPTFWAPDVEIYRYTVEKHVDPGERSRPS; this is encoded by the coding sequence ATGATGCACGGACGAGAGCTCGCGAAGTTCGCTCGAGAGAAGGTGCGTGAGGCCTTGGGCGCAGGCCTCGTGCGGCCACCCGAAGGCGCGGGCTTCGACGCCCCGGGAGCCACGTTCGTCACGGTGAAATGGCCCGACGGGCGCCTCCAAGGCTGCATCGGGAGCCTCGAGCCCCGCCGGGCCATCGTCCGCGACGTGGCGCACAACGCGCTCGCCGCCACCTTCGACGACCCACGCGCGTCTCCGATCGCCCTCGACGACGTCGACGACCTCGACTTCGAGCTGTCGATCCTGTCGCCCCTCGAGCGTGTCCCGTGGGACACCGAGGCCGACGTGGCGCGTGGGATCCAGGTCGGAAAACACGGCGTCCTGCTCGTGTGGAAGAGCCACAGGGCCACGTACCTGCCGGCCATGTGGGAGCACTTCCGCGACGTGCCCGAGCTGCTCGCGTCCCTCAAGGAGAAGGCCGGCCTCGCGCCCACGTTCTGGGCCCCCGACGTGGAGATCTACCGCTACACCGTGGAGAAGCACGTCGATCCTGGGGAGCGGAGCCGGCCGTCGTGA
- a CDS encoding SDR family NAD(P)-dependent oxidoreductase produces the protein MEALRGRVALVTGASRGIGRATALALAREGVRVAVNHRAAADDAATVVREIEALGGDAFAVGADVASPEAVDEMLHDIGRELGPVDILVSNAGIAKPLPLEAVRLATWDATMAVNLRAPFIVASGVVPGMRERRFGRLVFVSSTAAKVGGIVGPHYAASKAGVEGLAHAYASLLAREGITSNAVAPALIETEMLAGNDKASAERVPVGRLGTPEEVADVIVSVVRNPFITGQTLQVNGGIYMT, from the coding sequence ATCGAAGCCCTCCGAGGTCGCGTGGCCTTGGTGACCGGGGCGAGCCGAGGGATCGGGCGCGCCACGGCGCTCGCGCTCGCGCGGGAGGGCGTTCGTGTGGCGGTCAACCACCGCGCGGCGGCCGACGATGCGGCGACCGTGGTGCGCGAGATCGAGGCGCTCGGAGGGGACGCGTTCGCCGTCGGCGCCGACGTGGCCTCGCCCGAGGCGGTCGACGAGATGCTCCACGACATCGGCCGCGAGCTCGGCCCGGTCGACATCTTGGTGAGCAACGCAGGGATCGCGAAGCCGCTGCCGCTCGAGGCCGTCCGGCTCGCCACGTGGGACGCGACCATGGCGGTGAACCTGCGCGCGCCGTTCATCGTCGCGTCGGGGGTCGTCCCTGGGATGCGCGAACGCAGGTTCGGACGCCTCGTGTTCGTCTCGTCCACCGCGGCCAAGGTCGGCGGCATCGTGGGCCCGCACTACGCGGCCTCGAAGGCGGGGGTCGAGGGGCTCGCGCACGCGTACGCGTCTCTCCTCGCGCGCGAGGGCATCACGTCGAACGCCGTTGCGCCGGCTCTCATCGAGACCGAGATGCTCGCGGGGAACGACAAGGCCTCGGCCGAGCGCGTGCCCGTGGGCAGGCTCGGCACCCCCGAGGAGGTCGCCGACGTCATCGTGAGCGTCGTCCGAAACCCGTTCATCACGGGGCAGACGCTCCAGGTGAACGGCGGCATCTACATGACCTGA
- a CDS encoding GTP-binding protein: MLPVTVVTGFLGAGKTTLVNAWLADYPRGDVAVVVNELGDVGIDGELLAERVRTLVEITGGCVCCRSQAELVRALEAIAAQRPAPSRVVIETSGAASPSGVLRALAGGGPSGELRLDGVITVVDATRIAELASHDLAIEQIACADVVVLARADVCDEAALAEAAARVGAWTTTDAVVTSARGSIREPGLGTLESLVAHAHDAVRRAGPRITPMATHAAYTAVSLVLEGEVDGEAFADFMERELGALGPRILRTKGIVAVAGVDARMIVQGVADLVEITFGEPWGEARRESRLVVVGLGIDGDALVRAFWAVAARP; encoded by the coding sequence ATGCTCCCCGTCACCGTCGTCACCGGCTTCCTCGGCGCCGGCAAGACCACGCTCGTGAACGCGTGGCTCGCCGACTACCCGCGAGGCGACGTGGCCGTCGTGGTGAACGAGCTCGGCGACGTGGGCATCGACGGGGAGCTCCTCGCCGAGCGTGTGCGCACCCTCGTCGAGATCACCGGCGGGTGCGTGTGCTGCCGCTCGCAGGCCGAGCTCGTGCGCGCCCTCGAGGCCATCGCCGCGCAGCGGCCCGCACCGTCGCGCGTCGTCATCGAGACGTCGGGGGCCGCGTCACCTTCGGGCGTCTTACGGGCCCTCGCGGGAGGGGGCCCATCCGGGGAGCTCCGGCTCGACGGCGTCATCACCGTGGTCGACGCCACGCGGATCGCCGAGCTCGCGTCGCATGACCTGGCCATCGAGCAGATCGCGTGTGCGGACGTGGTGGTGCTCGCGCGGGCCGACGTGTGCGACGAGGCCGCGCTCGCTGAAGCCGCCGCACGAGTCGGAGCGTGGACGACCACCGACGCCGTGGTGACGTCGGCCCGTGGGTCGATTCGCGAGCCGGGCCTCGGGACGCTCGAGTCCCTCGTCGCCCACGCACACGACGCGGTCCGGCGCGCGGGCCCGCGGATCACCCCCATGGCGACGCACGCGGCGTACACGGCTGTGTCCCTCGTGCTCGAGGGCGAGGTGGACGGCGAGGCCTTCGCGGACTTCATGGAGCGGGAGCTCGGGGCGCTCGGACCCCGGATTTTGCGGACGAAGGGCATCGTGGCCGTCGCCGGCGTGGACGCCCGCATGATCGTGCAAGGCGTGGCCGACCTCGTCGAGATCACCTTCGGGGAGCCGTGGGGAGAGGCGCGCCGCGAGAGCCGCCTCGTCGTCGTGGGCCTCGGCATCGACGGGGACGCCCTCGTCCGCGCGTTCTGGGCCGTCGCCGCGAGGCCATGA
- a CDS encoding TerB family tellurite resistance protein — MDRDERHKVCELIAAMIAADGVVEAREAELLRSIVSRFGLPERDTTTELAGDLGRSTQVLRSLPAEARPKVMALLVEAAIVDGYVDPKERALLLASAAALGIDAISLEERITVRLSSRPPPSP; from the coding sequence ATGGATAGGGACGAACGTCACAAGGTGTGCGAGCTCATCGCGGCGATGATCGCGGCGGACGGGGTGGTCGAAGCCCGAGAGGCCGAGCTCCTGAGGAGCATCGTGAGCCGGTTCGGGCTGCCCGAGCGCGACACGACCACGGAGCTCGCCGGTGACCTCGGGCGCTCGACGCAGGTGCTGCGCTCCCTCCCGGCCGAAGCGCGCCCCAAGGTGATGGCGCTGCTCGTCGAGGCCGCCATCGTCGATGGCTACGTCGATCCGAAAGAGCGAGCGCTCTTGCTCGCGTCGGCCGCCGCGCTCGGCATCGACGCCATCAGCCTCGAAGAGCGCATCACGGTTCGCCTGAGCTCGAGGCCTCCGCCTTCGCCGTAG
- a CDS encoding high-potential iron-sulfur protein yields the protein MKKDALSRREMLRASALVGTAGLLPAWLLACGKKELSCMDTAGLAAPDVAMRTTLGYVDKSPEANKNCAGCALYNPGAADACGGCKVLKGPIHPQGYCKSYAPKPA from the coding sequence ATGAAGAAAGACGCTCTCTCCCGTCGTGAGATGCTCCGCGCTTCGGCGCTCGTCGGCACGGCAGGCCTTCTGCCCGCGTGGCTGCTCGCTTGTGGCAAGAAGGAGCTCTCGTGCATGGACACGGCCGGGCTCGCGGCGCCCGACGTCGCGATGCGCACGACGCTCGGCTACGTCGACAAGAGCCCCGAGGCGAACAAGAACTGCGCGGGCTGCGCGCTCTACAACCCCGGCGCCGCCGACGCGTGCGGTGGCTGCAAGGTCCTGAAAGGGCCGATTCACCCGCAGGGCTACTGCAAGTCGTACGCGCCCAAGCCCGCCTGA
- a CDS encoding ricin-type beta-trefoil lectin domain protein: MFSTKKAVVSALLLVSALGASGCAVDASTPAEGALGSSSEALSSEALSTDVGTVLNGFNTRSGNFTTTSCVDAKTALIPGTETATLSFRKAESLDTVVSELGLDTDASVKLGIWGGDGKASFARKALGTKRGVSYLYKVAYDLDSKVIQDNAPRLADVARGLVGNPARFMQVCGDKFVRAENHGARLYVNLRFEFDSEDTKTSFDAKIGAHSSWLDFSQSLHALQNQYKGKVTIAMDAFQEGGDTSGLTALISGEHAAKCSMDDLASCDALMKDAITYASGDFRTSSKQKPAVTSYETRPYFELPEPQVPAIDDLPGTVDDARGRIAALFHERVALKARSIEADGSAAVDRTAKAKADAMLEDDYAKISAANDACYDALKYVPLASDPKVAACVTGASGLAAKVHPVADLEAALDAALPRAFASKSLQRTSGANVCLDDFWGKQENGAAVGSFACNFGGTQKWSLDAAGHLRIDAGAQKCAVVRSDNAVVMGDCDGAIKTSWVFDASGHLKSDKGLCLVLPGTTGDFAGSSVTACSDDPNQKMQLI, translated from the coding sequence ATGTTCTCCACGAAAAAGGCCGTCGTCTCCGCGCTCCTCCTCGTCTCCGCCCTCGGCGCCTCCGGCTGCGCGGTGGACGCCTCGACCCCGGCCGAGGGCGCGCTCGGCTCGTCGAGCGAGGCCCTCTCGAGCGAGGCGCTCTCGACGGACGTCGGCACCGTCCTCAACGGGTTCAACACCCGCTCGGGCAACTTCACGACGACCTCGTGCGTCGACGCGAAGACGGCGCTCATCCCAGGCACCGAGACGGCGACGCTCAGCTTCCGCAAGGCCGAGTCGCTCGACACCGTGGTCTCCGAGCTCGGGCTCGACACGGACGCCTCCGTGAAGCTCGGCATCTGGGGCGGGGACGGCAAGGCGAGCTTCGCCCGGAAGGCGCTCGGCACGAAGCGCGGCGTCTCGTACTTGTACAAGGTCGCGTACGACCTCGACTCGAAGGTCATCCAAGACAACGCCCCTCGCCTCGCCGACGTCGCGCGCGGGCTCGTCGGGAACCCCGCGCGCTTCATGCAGGTGTGCGGCGACAAGTTCGTCCGTGCCGAGAACCACGGGGCGCGACTCTACGTGAACCTGCGCTTCGAGTTCGACAGCGAGGACACGAAGACGAGCTTCGACGCCAAGATCGGCGCGCACTCGAGCTGGCTCGACTTCTCGCAGTCCCTCCACGCGCTCCAGAACCAGTACAAGGGCAAGGTCACCATCGCGATGGACGCGTTCCAGGAGGGTGGCGACACGAGCGGGCTCACCGCGCTCATCAGCGGCGAGCACGCGGCGAAGTGCAGCATGGACGACCTCGCCTCGTGCGACGCCCTCATGAAGGACGCCATCACCTACGCGAGCGGGGACTTCCGCACCTCGTCGAAGCAGAAGCCCGCCGTGACGAGCTACGAGACCCGCCCCTACTTCGAGCTGCCCGAGCCGCAAGTGCCCGCGATCGACGATCTCCCGGGCACGGTCGACGACGCCCGCGGCCGCATCGCCGCCCTCTTCCACGAGCGCGTCGCGCTGAAAGCGCGCTCGATCGAGGCGGATGGCTCCGCAGCCGTCGACCGCACCGCCAAGGCCAAGGCCGACGCGATGCTCGAGGACGACTACGCGAAGATCTCCGCGGCGAACGACGCTTGCTACGACGCGCTCAAGTACGTGCCGCTCGCCTCCGACCCGAAGGTCGCGGCCTGCGTCACCGGCGCGTCGGGCCTCGCCGCCAAGGTCCACCCGGTGGCCGACCTCGAGGCGGCGCTCGACGCGGCCCTCCCGCGGGCCTTCGCCAGCAAGTCGCTCCAAAGGACCTCGGGGGCGAACGTGTGCCTCGACGACTTCTGGGGCAAACAGGAGAACGGGGCGGCCGTGGGCTCCTTCGCCTGCAACTTCGGCGGCACGCAGAAGTGGAGCCTCGACGCGGCGGGGCACCTCCGCATCGACGCGGGCGCCCAGAAATGCGCGGTCGTGCGCAGCGACAACGCGGTCGTCATGGGGGACTGCGACGGCGCCATCAAGACCTCGTGGGTCTTCGACGCCTCGGGTCACCTCAAGAGCGACAAGGGCCTCTGCCTCGTGCTCCCCGGGACGACCGGTGACTTCGCGGGCTCGAGCGTGACCGCGTGCTCGGACGACCCGAACCAAAAGATGCAGCTCATCTGA
- a CDS encoding alkylphosphonate utilization protein, translating into MSELPACPKCKSAYTYEDGERFVCPECAHEWPIAAAAEAPEAARVVRDANGNELQDGDSVILIKELKVKGASAPLKVGTKVKKIRLVEGDHDIDCKIDGFGAMQLKSQFVRKA; encoded by the coding sequence ATGAGCGAGCTCCCCGCGTGCCCGAAGTGCAAGTCGGCCTACACCTACGAGGACGGCGAGCGCTTCGTCTGCCCCGAGTGCGCCCACGAGTGGCCCATCGCGGCGGCGGCGGAGGCCCCCGAGGCGGCGCGCGTCGTGCGTGACGCGAACGGCAACGAGCTCCAGGACGGCGACAGCGTGATCCTGATCAAGGAGCTCAAGGTGAAGGGCGCCTCGGCGCCGCTCAAGGTGGGCACCAAGGTGAAGAAGATCCGCCTCGTCGAGGGCGACCACGACATCGACTGCAAGATCGACGGCTTCGGCGCGATGCAGCTCAAGTCCCAGTTCGTGCGCAAGGCCTGA
- a CDS encoding TVP38/TMEM64 family protein, whose product MALVAVVLVAAFFAVKSGLVARLADPEALGREITALGVWGYVAFVVAFALLQPFGLPGTVFVFAAPLLWPWPVAFALSMTGTMAASVVGFSFARFVARDFVEKRIPARFRKYDEALAKRAFWTIVVLRFVFWMPPLLHAFFGVSKVRFWTHVWGSFVGYFVPLLLVSYFGRKIVDLVSGLDAKAWGGIAVSVVVVGVGVWLVRRLRRAARGGDALEAATAKAEASSSGEP is encoded by the coding sequence GTGGCCCTCGTGGCCGTCGTGCTGGTCGCGGCCTTCTTCGCCGTGAAGAGCGGGCTCGTGGCGCGCTTGGCCGACCCCGAGGCGCTCGGCCGAGAAATCACCGCGCTCGGCGTGTGGGGGTACGTGGCGTTCGTCGTGGCGTTTGCGCTGCTCCAGCCGTTCGGCCTGCCGGGCACGGTGTTCGTGTTCGCGGCGCCGCTCCTCTGGCCATGGCCCGTCGCGTTCGCGCTCAGCATGACCGGCACGATGGCGGCGAGCGTGGTCGGATTCTCGTTCGCGCGGTTCGTGGCGCGCGATTTCGTCGAAAAGCGCATCCCCGCGCGGTTCCGAAAGTACGACGAGGCCCTCGCGAAGCGCGCGTTCTGGACGATCGTCGTGCTGCGCTTCGTCTTCTGGATGCCGCCTCTGCTCCACGCCTTCTTCGGCGTGTCGAAGGTGCGCTTCTGGACGCACGTGTGGGGCTCGTTCGTGGGGTACTTCGTCCCGCTGCTCCTCGTGAGCTACTTCGGGCGCAAGATCGTCGACCTCGTCTCCGGCCTCGACGCGAAGGCGTGGGGAGGGATCGCGGTGTCGGTGGTGGTCGTCGGCGTCGGCGTTTGGCTCGTCCGAAGGCTCCGTCGTGCGGCGCGCGGAGGGGACGCGCTCGAGGCGGCTACGGCGAAGGCGGAGGCCTCGAGCTCAGGCGAACCGTGA
- the amrS gene encoding AmmeMemoRadiSam system radical SAM enzyme: MNESGKLACDLCPRDCLLADGQRGMCFVRKREGAQMVLTTYGRSSGVALDPIEKKPLNHFYPGSSVLSFGTAGCNLACSFCQNWEISKSREMDSLSEEASPDAIARAAKAAGARSVAFTYNDPIVFAEYAMDTADACHALGIATVAVTAGYVHPEPRADFFSKMDAANVDLKAFTEAFYAKYTASRLAPVKETLVYLAKHTPVWLELTTLVIPGLNDSDAELTALAAWVAKELGEDVPLHFTAFHPDHRMRDVPATPLSTLRRARAIAQREGLRYVYTGNVYDPEGDTTSCPSCGEAVIERDRYEIVSTRLSGGACGSCGARIAGHFGAKTEAFGRRRVRLVALR, from the coding sequence ATGAACGAGAGCGGCAAGCTCGCGTGCGACCTCTGCCCGCGCGACTGCCTGCTCGCCGATGGTCAGCGAGGGATGTGCTTCGTGCGCAAGCGCGAGGGTGCGCAGATGGTGCTGACGACCTACGGGCGCTCGAGCGGTGTCGCGCTCGATCCGATCGAGAAAAAGCCCCTGAACCACTTCTACCCGGGGTCGAGCGTGCTCTCGTTCGGCACGGCCGGGTGCAACCTCGCGTGCTCCTTCTGCCAAAACTGGGAGATCTCCAAGTCACGCGAGATGGACAGCCTCTCCGAGGAGGCGAGCCCCGACGCGATCGCGCGCGCCGCCAAGGCCGCCGGGGCGCGCAGCGTGGCCTTCACCTACAACGACCCCATCGTCTTCGCCGAGTACGCGATGGACACGGCCGACGCCTGCCACGCGCTCGGCATCGCGACCGTCGCGGTGACCGCGGGGTACGTTCACCCCGAGCCGCGCGCCGACTTCTTCTCCAAGATGGACGCCGCCAACGTGGACCTCAAGGCGTTCACGGAGGCATTCTATGCAAAGTACACGGCCTCGCGCCTCGCGCCCGTGAAAGAGACGTTGGTGTACCTGGCGAAGCACACGCCGGTGTGGCTCGAGCTGACGACGCTCGTCATCCCGGGCCTGAACGACTCGGACGCCGAGCTGACGGCCCTCGCGGCGTGGGTGGCGAAGGAGCTCGGAGAGGACGTTCCCCTTCATTTTACGGCGTTCCACCCCGACCACCGCATGCGTGATGTGCCCGCGACGCCGCTCTCCACGCTGCGCCGAGCTCGCGCGATCGCCCAGCGGGAGGGGCTCCGCTACGTGTACACGGGCAACGTGTACGACCCGGAGGGCGACACGACCTCGTGCCCCTCGTGCGGCGAGGCGGTCATCGAGCGCGACAGGTACGAGATCGTGAGCACACGCCTCTCGGGCGGGGCGTGTGGCTCGTGCGGCGCGCGCATCGCCGGCCACTTCGGCGCGAAGACCGAGGCGTTCGGGCGTCGGCGCGTGCGGCTCGTCGCGCTGCGGTAG